From the Lolium rigidum isolate FL_2022 chromosome 2, APGP_CSIRO_Lrig_0.1, whole genome shotgun sequence genome, one window contains:
- the LOC124689376 gene encoding pre-mRNA-splicing factor ATP-dependent RNA helicase DEAH7-like has translation MATVYRGRRQLEDDDGAMQGLILPGRHERRPRSSAAASAASLDDLPAKRMRREETQGSGNDASRAPPPRRPHKDGAPAPAAFTTSRADRREHTPGRIGARAGRSAASPWDNVCSSLPAPLRPSGSSSKSKGSSYSSCRNTQVADRRPSAAADRNPKVTEEMMQEMDYDADRAWYDREEEHGTMFSADNCLGDDASLRINKTAKLTRQDGTRVTLAQTKRLSHITAENARWEDSQLCRSGAVRRTGVQTEFDDENERRVTLLVRDTKPPFLDGRAVFTDQVDTVTPLKDPTSDMAIIARRGSLLVKEIREKQSMNKSRQRFWELAGSKLGVILGVEKTTEQVDTDTSVAGGFKEKLKFSQHMKGKTEAVSDFAKSKSLAEQRQYLPIYAARDDLLEVVRENQVVVVIGETGSGKTTQLTQYLHEDGYTRTGLVGCTQPRRVAAMSVARRVSEEMGTALGDEVGYAIRFEDVMCPTTKIKYMTDGVLLRETLKDADLDRYRVIIMDEAHERSLNTDILFGILRKVVARRRDFKLIVTSATLNADKFSKFFGGAPVFHIPGRTFPVNILFSQTPCEDYVEAAVKQAMSIHITSGPGDILIFMTGQEEIEAACYALAERMEQLVSSSTKPVPNLLILPIYSQLPADLQAKIFQKAQEGTRKCIVATNIAETSLTVDGILYVIDTGYGKIKVHNPRMGMDALQVFPCSRAAADQRAGRAGRTGPGTCYRLFTESAYQNEMLLNPVPEIQRTNLGNVVLLLKSLNVENLLNFDFMDPPPQENILNSMYQLWLLGALNNLGGLTSLGRKMVEFPLDPTLAKMLLMGKELGCLEEVLTIVSMLSVPSVFFRPKDRAEESDVAREKFFVPESDHLTLLNVYKQWELNQCRVDWCSDHFLHVKGLQKAREVRSQLLDILNALRIPLTPCCMEWDVVRKAICSAYFQNSAQLKGIGEYVNCQNGIPCHLHPSSALYGLGYTPEYVVYHELVLTAKEYMQCVTAVDPQWLAKLGPMLFSVKEGNTSFLDRGRWHDEEKSTMDEMEKMRQEQVEAAGRENGRLEKRGKRQQVAMPGLKKGLAYMRPKRRMGL, from the coding sequence ATGGCGACCGTCTACCGAGGGCGGCGGCAgctggaggacgacgacggcgcgaTGCAGGGTCTGATCCTGCCGGGGAGACACGAGCGTCGGCCGAGGAGCTCCGCCGCTGCTTCTGCTGCATCTCTCGACGACCTGCCCGCAAAGAGGATGAGGCGAGAAGAAACACAAGGGAGCGGCAACGATGCGTCcagggctcctcctcctcgccgtccccaCAAGGACGGAGCGCCGGCCCCCGCTGCATTTACCACCAGCAGGGCAGACCGTCGCGAGCATACACCGGGAAGAATCGGAGCCAGAGCTGGTCGCTCTGCAGCATCCCCTTGGGACAACGTTTGTTCTTCCTTGCCTGCCCCTCTACGCCCTTCCGGCTCCTCCTCGAAATCAAAAGGATCTTCTTATTCGTCGTGCAGGAACACCCAGGTTGCTGACAGAAGGCCCTCAGCAGCTGCTGATAGAAATCCGAAGGTCACCGAGGAGATGATGCAGGAGATGGATTATGACGCCGACCGCGCTTGGTATGACCGTGAAGAAGAACACGGCACTATGTTCAGTGCTGACAATTGTCTTGGAGATGATGCTTCCCTTCGAATTAACAAGACCGCAAAGCTGACTCGCCAAGATGGTACTCGGGTGACTCTTGCCCAGACCAAAAGGCTGTCGCATATCACCGCCGAGAATGCTCGGTGGGAGGACAGCCAGCTGTGCAGATCCGGAGCCGTTCGAAGGACAGGGGTGCAGACAGAGTTCGATGATGAAAATGAGCGTAGAGTGACACTACTTGTTCGTGACACGAAACCCCCGTTCCTCGATGGACGGGCTGTGTTCACAGATCAAGTGGATACTGTGACGCCGCTCAAGGACCCGACGTCCGACATGGCTATCATCGCGCGCAGAGGGTCTCTTTTGGTCAAGGAGATCCGTGAGAAGCAGAGTATGAACAAGTCGAGACAGCGCTTCTGGGAGCTTGCCGGATCGAAGCTTGGTGTTATTCTGGGTGTTGAGAAAACAACTGAACAGGTTGATACTGATACATCAGTTGCTGGTGGTTTCAAAGAGAAGCTGAAATTTTCACAGCACATGAAGGGAAAAACAGAGGCCGTCAGTGATTTTGCAAAATCGAAATCTCTTGCTGAGCAGAGGCAATATCTTCCCATATACGCTGCCCGGGATGACCTTCTAGAGGTTGTGCGTGAGAACCAGGTGGTCGTGGTCATTGGCGAAACTGGTTCCGGGAAGACTACCCAGCTCACTCAGTATCTTCATGAGGATGGATACACCAGGACTGGCCTCGTCGGTTGCACACAACCAAGACGTGTGGCTGCCATGAGTGTCGCTCGGCGTGTCAGCGAAGAGATGGGGACTGCGCTTGGGGACGAAGTTGGATATGCTATCCGGTTTGAGGATGTCATGTGTCCTACCACGAAGATAAAGTACATGACAGATGGAGTGCTTCTCCGCGAAACATTGAAGGATGCTGACCTTGACAGATACCGGGTTATCATCATGGATGAGGCGCATGAGAGATCACTCAACACTGATATTTTGTTCGGTATACTGAGGAAGGTTGTTGCACGTCGACGGGATTTTAAGCTAATCGTCACGTCTGCAACACTAAATGCAGACAAGTTCTCGAAATTCTTTGGAGGCGCGCCTGTATTTCACATACCAGGCAGGACATTTCCAGTGAATAtcctgttcagccaaacgccgTGTGAAGACTATGTGGAAGCGGCAGTGAAGCAGGCCATGTCAATCCACATAACGAGTGGCCCTGGGGACATACTCATCTTCATGACCGGGCAGGAAGAGATTGAGGCTGCTTGCTATGCGCTTGCCGAGCGCATGGAGCAGCTAGTATCATCATCCACCAAGCCTGTACCCAATCTCTTAATCTTGCCCATCTATTCACAGTTGCCTGCTGACTTGCAGGCCAAGATTTTTCAGAAGGCGCAAGAGGGCACTCGCAAATGCATCGTTGCTACCAACATCGCCGAGACGTCCCTGACAGTAGATGGTATTTTGTATGTCATTGATACCGGGTATGGAAAGATAAAGGTACACAATCCACGGATGGGCATGGACGCTCTTCAGGTGTTTCCATGTAGCCGAGCAGCGGCAGACCAGCGTGCGGGGCGTGCAGGAAGAACTGGTCCTGGCACATGCTACAGGCTGTTCACCGAATCAGCTTACCAGAATGAGATGCTCCTTAACCCCGTGCCAGAGATCCAAAGGACCAACCTTGGGAATGTGGTCCTTTTGCTGAAATCCCTCaatgtcgaaaatttgctcaattTCGACTTCATGGATCCACCTCCGCAGGAGAATATCCTGAACTCCATGTACCAGCTCTGGCTCTTGGGCGCCTTGAACAATCTTGGTGGCCTTACAAGTCTAGGTCGTAAGATGGTGGAGTTCCCATTAGACCCAACCCTGGCAAAGATGCTTCTCATGGGGAAGGAGCTGGGGTGCCTTGAGGAAGTACTGACAATTGTGTCCATGCTCTCGGTGCCATCGGTATTCTTCCGGCCAAAAGATCGAGCAGAGGAGAGTGATGTCGCAAGGGAGAAGTTCTTTGTCCCGGAATCTGACCATCTGACACTCCTCAATGTATACAAGCAATGGGAGTTGAACCAATGCAGGGTAGACTGGTGCAGTGACCACTTCCTCCATGTCAAGGGTCTCCAGAAGGCTCGGGAAGTGAGGTCTCAGTTGCTGGACATACTAAATGCCCTGAGGATCCCGTTGACTCCATGCTGTATGGAATGGGACGTGGTGAGGAAGGCCATCTGCTCAGCATACTTCCAGAATTCCGCACAGCTGAAGGGCATTGGAGAGTACGTCAACTGTCAGAATGGGATTCCGTGCCACCTGCATCCCAGCAGCGCCCTCTACGGTCTCGGCTACACCCCTGAGTACGTCGTCTACCACGAGCTTGTCCTGACAGCCAAGGAGTATATGCAATGTGTCACTGCAGTTGACCCACAATGGCTGGCGAAGTTGGGTCCCATGTTGTTCTCTGTGAAGGAGGGCAACACCTCCTTCCTTGACCGCGGGAGGTGGCATGATGAGGAGAAGTCGACCATGGATGAGATGGAGAAGATGAGGCAGGAGCAAGTGGAGGCGGCAGGCAGAGAGAATGGGAGGCTGGAGAAGAGAGGCAAGCGGCAGCAGGTTGCTATGCCGGGACTGAAGAAAGGTTTGGCGTATATGAGGCCCAAAAGGAGGATGGGTTTGTAG